The proteins below come from a single Dinghuibacter silviterrae genomic window:
- a CDS encoding branched-chain amino acid aminotransferase, which yields MEAVIDIKVIKTEKSKLPGTSLENLPFGKVFTDHMLEVEYKDGQWQQPVIKPFGPISMLPTNATLHYGQTIFEGIKAYRTVSGEPYIFRPFDNFHRFNISAARMMMPEIPEELFIEGMRKLVEVDLDWIPNKPDHSLYIRPFMFATDEAIGVRPSSTYSFYILLSPTGPYYSKPCRIYVEEKYTRAAPGGIGFAKSGGNYASSLLAFAEAQAKGFDQVLWTDAFEHKYVQEMGTMNVFFIIGNTAITPNLEGSILEGVTRSTVITLLQEQGLKVEERPLHIDEIIAAHKAGTLKEAFGTGTAATITPIKELNYKGYEMLLDTDKWTISPEVKRRLDAIREGREADVHQWMFPVKG from the coding sequence ATGGAGGCTGTCATAGATATAAAAGTCATCAAGACAGAAAAAAGCAAGCTCCCCGGGACTTCCCTGGAGAATCTTCCGTTTGGCAAAGTCTTTACGGATCACATGCTGGAGGTGGAATACAAGGACGGTCAATGGCAACAGCCGGTGATTAAACCGTTTGGCCCGATCTCCATGCTGCCGACCAACGCAACCCTCCATTACGGACAAACGATCTTCGAAGGGATAAAGGCGTACCGCACCGTGAGCGGCGAACCCTATATCTTCCGCCCGTTTGATAACTTCCATCGCTTTAATATTTCCGCGGCCCGCATGATGATGCCGGAGATCCCGGAAGAACTCTTTATCGAAGGCATGCGCAAGCTGGTCGAAGTGGACCTGGACTGGATCCCCAACAAGCCCGACCACTCGCTGTACATCCGTCCGTTTATGTTTGCGACGGACGAAGCGATCGGCGTAAGGCCCTCGTCGACGTATTCTTTTTACATCCTGCTGAGCCCTACCGGGCCGTACTATAGCAAGCCCTGCCGCATATACGTGGAAGAGAAATACACCCGCGCGGCACCAGGCGGTATCGGCTTTGCCAAATCGGGCGGCAACTATGCCTCCAGCCTCCTGGCCTTTGCCGAAGCGCAGGCCAAGGGTTTCGATCAGGTCCTCTGGACGGACGCGTTCGAGCACAAGTATGTGCAGGAGATGGGCACCATGAACGTCTTCTTTATCATCGGTAATACCGCTATCACCCCGAACCTCGAAGGGTCGATCCTCGAAGGCGTCACGCGTTCGACCGTGATCACGCTGTTGCAGGAACAAGGCCTGAAGGTGGAAGAACGCCCCCTGCACATCGACGAGATCATCGCCGCACACAAGGCAGGGACGCTGAAGGAAGCCTTCGGTACGGGTACCGCGGCCACGATCACGCCCATCAAAGAGCTCAACTACAAAGGCTACGAGATGCTCCTCGACACGGACAAGTGGACGATCTCACCGGAAGTAAAACGCCGGCTGGACGCGATCCGCGAGGGCCGCGAGGCCGACGTCCACCAGTGGATGTTCCCCGTGAAGGGCTAA
- the rdgB gene encoding RdgB/HAM1 family non-canonical purine NTP pyrophosphatase, whose translation MIHLIFATNNVHKTDEVRAALGAAFSLETMKEASLDIDIPEPHPTLEANALEKARTVALLTGQPAFGEDTGLEVFALQGEPGVKSARYAGEDRSTDANIRKLLTRLGDNPDRAARFRTVMALVMDGREYCFEGICPGRILREPRGTGGFGYDPVFVPDGSELAFAEMDMEGKSRFSHRKKALDQLITFLKSIPHGQGKD comes from the coding sequence ATGATCCATTTGATTTTTGCCACGAATAACGTCCACAAGACGGATGAAGTCCGCGCGGCCCTTGGGGCGGCGTTTAGCCTGGAAACCATGAAGGAAGCCAGCCTGGACATCGACATCCCCGAACCTCATCCCACGCTGGAGGCCAATGCGCTGGAAAAAGCAAGAACCGTAGCACTCCTGACGGGTCAACCGGCCTTTGGAGAGGACACGGGGCTGGAGGTTTTTGCACTCCAGGGCGAACCCGGTGTGAAGAGCGCGCGGTATGCCGGGGAAGACCGCTCTACAGACGCCAACATCCGGAAGTTGCTGACCCGGCTGGGGGACAACCCCGATCGCGCCGCCCGGTTCCGGACGGTGATGGCTCTCGTCATGGACGGGCGGGAATATTGTTTCGAAGGGATCTGTCCCGGACGGATCCTCCGGGAACCCCGGGGCACCGGTGGTTTTGGATATGACCCGGTTTTTGTTCCGGATGGATCCGAACTTGCTTTTGCAGAGATGGACATGGAAGGGAAGAGCCGCTTTAGCCACCGTAAAAAGGCGTTGGACCAATTGATCACTTTTCTAAAAAGCATACCGCATGGCCAGGGTAAAGATTGA
- a CDS encoding acyl-CoA thioesterase yields the protein MARVKIDLPSTFHFTTQIPVRITDLNYGGHVGNDAVLGMLHEARMRYLGQWGYTELDVAGVGLIMSDAILSFKGESFYGDVWTIHIRAAEFNRVGFELYYAVETVRDGRTHRIAEAKTGMICFDYTARKPVGVPAAFAAQVEALG from the coding sequence ATGGCCAGGGTAAAGATTGACCTGCCTTCAACCTTTCATTTTACCACGCAGATTCCCGTGCGCATCACGGACCTGAACTATGGGGGGCACGTCGGCAACGACGCGGTGTTGGGGATGCTGCACGAAGCGCGTATGCGGTACCTGGGTCAATGGGGATATACCGAGTTGGACGTGGCGGGGGTGGGTTTGATCATGAGCGACGCGATCCTCTCCTTCAAAGGGGAGTCATTTTACGGCGATGTCTGGACTATTCACATCCGGGCCGCCGAATTCAACCGAGTGGGTTTTGAGCTCTACTATGCTGTAGAAACCGTGCGGGACGGCCGCACGCACCGCATTGCGGAGGCCAAGACGGGGATGATTTGTTTTGATTATACGGCCCGCAAGCCTGTTGGCGTGCCCGCGGCATTCGCAGCGCAGGTGGAGGCGCTGGGGTAG
- a CDS encoding shikimate dehydrogenase family protein — translation MRLFGLIGYPLGHSFSKKYFTQKFQDEGITDCRYELFPIPVITDLPGLLASQPDLCGLNVTIPYKEQVLPYLFDPGQAALVGACNCIVVRDGRLYGYNTDVAGFRESFRPGLRPFDRHALILGTGGASKAAAFALAELGIGYRHVSRSGAVGAGAAVGGASAATPGGPFGPEGPTLRYDEVTPALLETYTVLINCSPVGTFPHVDEAPALPYAALSARHYLFDLVYNPEKTRFLAEGEARGAVIRNGYDMLRIQAEEGWAIWNRER, via the coding sequence ATGCGTCTCTTCGGGCTCATCGGCTATCCCCTCGGGCACTCCTTCTCCAAGAAGTATTTTACCCAAAAATTCCAGGACGAAGGCATCACCGACTGCCGGTACGAGCTCTTCCCCATTCCGGTGATCACCGACCTACCCGGACTTCTGGCTTCGCAGCCCGACCTCTGCGGTCTCAATGTCACCATTCCCTACAAGGAACAGGTCCTCCCCTATCTTTTTGATCCCGGTCAGGCCGCGCTTGTCGGCGCCTGCAACTGTATTGTTGTCCGGGACGGCAGGCTTTATGGCTATAACACCGACGTCGCCGGGTTCCGCGAATCCTTCCGGCCGGGGCTCCGGCCGTTTGACCGGCATGCGCTTATCCTGGGCACCGGGGGCGCATCCAAGGCGGCGGCGTTCGCCCTCGCGGAGTTGGGGATCGGGTATCGCCATGTGTCGCGTAGTGGCGCGGTGGGCGCTGGCGCGGCGGTGGGCGGCGCGAGCGCCGCGACCCCGGGCGGCCCTTTCGGCCCCGAAGGCCCCACCCTCCGCTATGACGAAGTGACCCCTGCCCTCCTGGAGACCTACACGGTCCTCATCAACTGCAGCCCCGTCGGCACCTTCCCCCACGTGGACGAAGCGCCCGCGCTGCCTTATGCGGCTTTATCCGCCAGGCACTACCTGTTCGATCTCGTCTATAATCCGGAAAAAACGCGCTTCCTGGCGGAAGGCGAGGCCCGTGGAGCGGTCATCCGCAATGGGTACGACATGCTGCGCATCCAGGCGGAAGAGGGCTGGGCCATCTGGAACCGCGAGCGGTAA
- a CDS encoding phosphosulfolactate synthase: MNFNLTQMPDRQQKPRSSGITMVMDKGLSIQEAKNFMSIAHPHVDILKLGFGTSYVTPNLREKIEVYRSYNIPVYFGGTLFEAFLIRGQFQDFVRILQDYGIGHVEVSDGSVTIPHAEKCGYIEKLTKYATVLSEVGSKDATHIIPPYKWIELMRAELGAGASYVIAEARESGNVGIYRGSGEVREGLVQEILTQIPGEQIIWEAPQKAQQLYFLELLGCNVNLGNIAPSEVIALEAMRIGLRGDTFHLYLNKSEA, from the coding sequence ATGAATTTTAACCTTACGCAGATGCCCGACCGGCAGCAAAAGCCCCGGTCCTCCGGCATCACCATGGTGATGGACAAGGGCCTGAGCATACAGGAAGCCAAGAACTTCATGAGCATCGCCCACCCCCATGTGGACATCCTCAAGCTGGGTTTCGGCACCTCCTATGTCACCCCTAACCTGCGGGAAAAGATCGAAGTCTACCGCTCCTACAACATCCCCGTTTATTTCGGGGGCACCCTTTTCGAAGCCTTCCTGATCCGCGGCCAGTTCCAGGATTTTGTCCGCATCCTGCAGGACTACGGCATCGGCCACGTGGAGGTCAGTGATGGATCCGTCACGATCCCCCACGCCGAGAAGTGCGGTTATATCGAAAAACTGACCAAATACGCAACCGTCCTCAGCGAGGTCGGAAGCAAGGACGCCACCCACATCATCCCGCCCTATAAGTGGATCGAGCTGATGCGCGCGGAACTGGGCGCCGGCGCCTCCTATGTCATTGCCGAGGCCAGGGAATCCGGGAACGTGGGCATCTACCGCGGCTCCGGGGAAGTCCGGGAAGGGCTGGTCCAGGAAATCCTCACCCAGATCCCCGGTGAACAGATCATCTGGGAAGCCCCCCAAAAGGCCCAACAGCTTTATTTCCTGGAACTGCTTGGGTGCAACGTCAACCTCGGCAACATCGCCCCCAGCGAAGTCATCGCCCTGGAGGCCATGCGCATCGGTCTCAGGGGAGACACCTTCCACCTCTACCTGAACAAATCGGAAGCATAA
- a CDS encoding tetratricopeptide repeat protein, with the protein MRDHSFRQDREELKELLRQYENMKAGRRHSFLEEESFERIIDYFDDRNELVQAMQAAELAMEQYPYSSVLMVKKADLMIASRRYREALELLDQAEVMDSGDINIYILKTDAYLALDLQAKAVEVLESAIIQFEDDERIELLFELADVYDDYEEFDKVFDCLKLILEADANNEEALYKICFWTDFTGRNEESIRVHQRILEEFPYNELAWFNLAAAYQGLKLYEKAIDAYQYAITIDEKFDFAYRNMADAFIRLHRYKEAIEPLEKVIELSRPEDVIYEALGHCYDKLRNYAQARFYYKKASHLNPEDSKLYYKIACTYINEGQTESAVKQLQNALRLQPLQPEFNLAMGECMVELGRYQDAIEYFGNVIRAKSKSIKGWSALLECLMKGNLLDEAEEYAQTAYEETGSKPVFLFYKTAILFAQGKSKEALNLLEVAMEKAPKLIRKLIDLSPRLLQHQQVVDIIARYKRNKSI; encoded by the coding sequence ATGAGAGACCACTCCTTTAGACAGGACCGTGAAGAGCTGAAAGAATTACTGAGGCAGTACGAAAATATGAAGGCGGGCAGGCGCCATTCCTTTCTCGAAGAAGAATCTTTCGAACGCATCATCGACTATTTTGACGACCGCAACGAGCTGGTCCAGGCCATGCAGGCCGCGGAGCTGGCGATGGAGCAATACCCCTATTCCTCCGTCCTTATGGTCAAAAAGGCGGACCTCATGATCGCCTCCCGGCGCTACCGGGAAGCACTGGAACTCCTCGACCAGGCGGAAGTGATGGACAGTGGGGACATCAATATTTACATCCTGAAAACGGACGCCTACCTGGCCCTCGACCTGCAAGCCAAGGCGGTGGAGGTCCTGGAATCAGCCATCATCCAGTTCGAGGACGACGAGCGCATAGAACTGTTGTTCGAGCTGGCCGATGTCTATGACGACTACGAAGAATTTGACAAGGTCTTCGACTGTCTCAAACTCATCCTGGAAGCGGACGCCAACAACGAGGAAGCCCTTTATAAAATATGCTTTTGGACGGACTTTACCGGCCGCAACGAAGAAAGCATCCGGGTCCACCAGCGGATCCTGGAGGAATTCCCCTACAACGAGCTGGCCTGGTTCAACCTGGCCGCGGCCTACCAGGGATTGAAGCTATACGAAAAAGCCATCGATGCCTATCAATATGCCATCACCATCGATGAAAAGTTCGACTTCGCCTACCGGAACATGGCCGACGCCTTTATCCGTCTCCACCGTTACAAGGAAGCCATAGAGCCCCTGGAGAAGGTGATCGAGCTGTCCAGACCGGAAGACGTCATCTACGAGGCCCTGGGGCACTGTTACGACAAGCTCCGCAACTACGCTCAGGCGCGTTTCTACTACAAAAAGGCCTCCCACCTCAACCCCGAAGACAGCAAGCTGTACTATAAGATCGCCTGCACCTATATCAACGAAGGTCAGACCGAGAGCGCCGTCAAGCAACTGCAAAACGCCCTGCGGTTACAACCCCTCCAACCCGAGTTCAACCTCGCGATGGGAGAGTGCATGGTCGAGCTGGGCCGTTACCAGGACGCCATCGAATATTTCGGCAACGTCATCCGGGCCAAATCTAAAAGCATCAAAGGCTGGAGCGCGCTCCTGGAATGCCTGATGAAAGGGAACCTGCTGGACGAGGCCGAGGAATACGCCCAGACCGCCTACGAGGAAACCGGCAGCAAACCCGTTTTCCTGTTTTACAAAACCGCGATCCTTTTTGCACAAGGCAAAAGCAAGGAGGCCCTGAACCTCCTGGAAGTCGCCATGGAAAAGGCCCCCAAACTGATCCGCAAGCTTATCGACCTGAGTCCCCGTCTCCTCCAGCACCAGCAGGTGGTGGACATCATTGCGCGCTACAAGCGCAATAAGTCGATTTAA
- the yidC gene encoding membrane protein insertase YidC, with product MGNGFDRNTIIGTALLVVLLIGYIFIAQREQGNLQKQQQHIKDSLALHPATPAVNTTAGRADSLHLDSLLRSTTAGSFSAGVAGSEQTSILENDLVRITFSNRGGQPKIVELKKYKRFDGTPLYLVADGGQEFSYLIQTGSNAAATKDLFFSTTGVQQEGGNQVLRYTLKDSLGHAVQHEYVLQPNQYMLQLNIRIDGALQLLPQNALNATWSFTAQPQERDVTYEKRTTALSYYDQDGYDYKTLSSTGDKNLENVTWIGTKQRFFNNTLISKDNKMGASLHWEANSDSLHDLVKTTAGLQIKLPPSAGTAIIPLEWYMGPNEYHLLKTYGLHLEENVQMGNGIYAFVKYLNRWIVIPVFDFFHGFVSNFGIVILLLTFFIRLVISPLTYSSYLSGAKMRVLRPEIDELKKKYKDDQQAFGVEQMKLFRTAGVNPLGGCIPALLQIPIFFALYSFFNSNIALRGQSFLWSHDLSTYDSIFNFGFKIPFYGDHVSLFTLTAIVSSFLIQIWNMNMTPDQNNPMMKYMPYIFPVVLLGVFNGLPAGLTWYYTVSNVITLAIQLVIQKFIIDEKKIHAQLQENKKKPKAKSKWAERLEQIQETQKKVQDMKDKTQKR from the coding sequence ATGGGAAATGGTTTTGATAGAAATACCATCATCGGTACCGCACTCCTGGTCGTGCTCCTGATCGGCTACATCTTTATTGCCCAGCGCGAACAGGGAAATCTGCAAAAACAGCAACAGCATATAAAGGATTCGCTGGCGTTGCACCCTGCGACGCCTGCCGTGAACACCACCGCCGGGCGCGCGGATTCGCTACACCTGGACAGCCTTCTGAGGAGCACCACCGCCGGTTCTTTTTCCGCCGGTGTTGCGGGTTCCGAGCAAACATCCATCCTTGAAAACGACCTCGTCCGGATCACCTTTAGCAACCGGGGCGGCCAGCCAAAGATCGTAGAACTCAAAAAGTACAAGCGCTTCGATGGGACGCCGCTATACCTGGTCGCCGACGGCGGTCAGGAATTCTCCTACCTGATCCAGACCGGCTCCAACGCTGCCGCCACCAAGGATCTCTTTTTCTCGACCACCGGCGTCCAGCAGGAAGGCGGTAACCAGGTCCTCCGTTACACCCTCAAGGATTCCCTCGGCCACGCCGTCCAACATGAATATGTCCTGCAGCCCAACCAGTACATGCTGCAGCTCAATATCCGGATCGACGGAGCCCTGCAACTCCTGCCCCAAAATGCCTTGAACGCTACCTGGTCTTTTACCGCCCAACCGCAGGAACGCGACGTCACCTACGAAAAGCGGACCACCGCCCTGTCCTATTACGACCAGGACGGCTACGACTATAAGACGCTGTCCAGCACCGGGGATAAAAACCTGGAAAATGTAACCTGGATCGGTACGAAACAACGCTTCTTCAACAACACCCTGATCTCCAAGGACAACAAGATGGGCGCTTCCCTCCATTGGGAAGCCAACAGCGACAGCCTTCATGACCTGGTCAAAACCACGGCCGGTCTTCAGATCAAGCTGCCGCCTTCCGCCGGTACGGCCATCATCCCCCTGGAATGGTACATGGGCCCCAACGAATACCACCTCCTGAAGACCTACGGTCTTCACCTGGAGGAAAACGTACAGATGGGTAACGGTATTTATGCGTTTGTCAAGTACCTCAACCGCTGGATCGTCATCCCCGTGTTCGACTTTTTCCACGGCTTTGTCTCCAACTTCGGGATCGTCATCCTTCTGCTGACGTTCTTTATCCGTCTCGTGATCTCTCCCCTCACCTATTCAAGCTACCTCAGCGGCGCGAAAATGCGCGTCCTGCGGCCGGAAATCGACGAACTCAAAAAGAAATACAAGGACGACCAGCAAGCCTTTGGCGTGGAGCAAATGAAGCTCTTCCGGACCGCGGGCGTCAACCCCCTGGGTGGTTGTATCCCCGCCTTGCTACAGATCCCCATCTTCTTTGCCCTGTATAGTTTCTTCAACAGCAATATCGCCCTGAGGGGGCAGTCCTTCCTGTGGTCCCACGACCTGTCCACCTACGATTCGATCTTCAACTTCGGTTTCAAGATCCCGTTCTACGGTGACCACGTCAGCCTGTTTACCCTTACCGCCATCGTCAGCAGCTTCCTCATCCAGATCTGGAACATGAACATGACCCCGGATCAGAACAACCCGATGATGAAGTACATGCCTTACATCTTCCCCGTTGTGCTGCTGGGCGTCTTCAACGGTCTGCCCGCCGGTCTGACCTGGTACTACACGGTGTCCAACGTCATCACCCTTGCCATCCAGCTCGTCATCCAGAAGTTCATCATCGACGAGAAAAAGATCCACGCCCAGCTCCAGGAAAACAAGAAAAAGCCAAAGGCCAAATCCAAATGGGCGGAGCGGCTGGAACAAATCCAGGAGACCCAGAAGAAGGTCCAGGATATGAAGGACAAGACGCAAAAGCGCTAG